A window of Primulina huaijiensis isolate GDHJ02 chromosome 9, ASM1229523v2, whole genome shotgun sequence contains these coding sequences:
- the LOC140984920 gene encoding uncharacterized protein yields the protein MLPTSSSAKGRSGAHARPNSVLPQYLRRIVKWQQMDIEYTFWQMLHLCTSPKVVYQHTKYHKQTKNQWARDDPAFVVIFSLLLSVATMGYCAAYDHSAGHAVFVVISVLLFHFLVIGAILATCFWLLTNNYLREEALNSHVVEQRVEWLYSFDVHLNSFFPMFVLLYVVHYFISPFLLAHGFVPVLLSNLLFMVGTSYYHYLNYLGYDVLPFLERTTLFLYPIGIVLVFFPILILSGFNPSRYFMNMYFSQLH from the exons ATGCTGCCCACCTCTTCATCGGCGAAGGGACGTTCGGGTGCTCATGCCCGACCCAATTCGGTCCTACCCCAGTACCTCCGCAGAATAGTCAAG TGGCAACAAATGGATATTGAATATACTTTCTGGCAAATGCTTCATCTATGCACTTCTCCAAAAGTCGT ATATCAACACACCAAATATCACAAGC AAACAAAGAATCAATGGGCACGTGATGATCCTGCATTTGTTGTGATATTTAGTCTTCTTTTGTCAGTTGCTACTATGGGTTATTGTGCTGC GTATGATCATAGTGCAGGACACGCTGTTTTTGTGGTTATTTCAGTATTGCTTTTCCATTTCCTTGTGATAGGCGCAATTTTGGCAACTTGTTTTTG GCTCTTGACTAACAATTATCTTCGAGAAGAAGCTCTAAACAGCCACGTGGTTGAACAACGGGTGGAATG GTTGTATTCTTTTGATGTACACCTCAACTCTTTCTTCCCTATGTTCGTGCTGCTATACg TCGTtcattattttatatcaccTTTTCTACTGGCTCATGGTTTTGTTCCGGTGTTACTATCAAATTTGCTCTTCATGGTGGGAACTTCCTACTACCATTACCTAAATTATTTGGGTTATGATG TATTACCCTTCTTGGAGAGGACCACTTTGTTCCTATATCCAATTGGCATCGTCCTTGTATTCTTCCCCATCT TAATTTTGAGTGGATTCAATCCATCGAGATATTTCATGAACATGTACTTTAGCCAGTTGCACTAG